The Cydia splendana chromosome 7, ilCydSple1.2, whole genome shotgun sequence genome contains the following window.
ttttatagataatggtacggaacccttcgtttgcgagtccgactcgcacttggtcggtttttaatttttaattgggcaatctaataatacgaagtcgttgCTGATAGACACAAGTAAGTCCTACATAATGGAGTATAATATAATTCGAAATATATTTCcaagtttttgcaaaaaaccggttGCGATCCCTGCTTTATACTAGTTTTGTATTATTGGTCGTGGTTTGTTATATTGCAAGGGTGGAAACATTATTTGCAAAATATGCAAGtaagtagggtaattcgccagtaactggccaccctaaactaaaaatgaattctattcacctataaacacaattcattttagtataaggaggctagttattgaaggctggccagttattgaacttatactaaaatgaattctgtttataggcgaatataattcattttttgtTCAGGGTGGCCAGTTTGTGGCCGGTGGCCTGTtattggcgaattaccctattacGGCAGCAGGCTGTCAGTAGTAGCTGTGTCTTAGCACTTAGCGTAGCTACATAGTTCTTACATGTATCCAGCCCAGCGTGATAAGGTTGTTCTGGTCCTGGTACAGGAAGATGTCTTCCTCGTTGTTGGTGCTGCACGAGTCCGCGGTGCCGGTCTGCTGCGGGATGATCACGTGCGTGATCTTCAACTGATCACGTTCCTGTAGGTATTCATTGAAATGATGCATTAGGCATgttgaaaatattaaaaaacgcGGCGCGCCtccacgcgaggccgaaggctaAAACATAGAACAATTAAGATTGCGGGAACCGCTCAACTGTCGGACGGCTTTTGGCCCTGCGCAGAGCTCGGCGTTCGCATTTAgttacttgtactattgttctgtttgagcacttAACTCTCGCAGCTTGGCCGTTGGCCTCGCGTGGAAGTGCGTCTCTTTCAGATGCTTTGGGCCTTTGGCCACACGGCGCGCAGGCTCCACAGACCTGGCACCACCTGTTGTGGTGCTGTCTCTGCAAATGTAGACTAACCAGTTTGCCAGCCAAAATGCCACAGGTCTCGACGTCTTTGCGAGTGTTGGGCTGGGCAAGCCGGAGGAATTGCGCCATCAGGCCCGCGGGCACCACCACGGCGCGTAGGCCCCACAGGCCTGGCACGAGACCTGTTGTGGTGCTGTCTCTGCAAAGGTAAATATTATGATGTTAATCACGGGGAGTAGTGTCCGATATAACCATAACACAAATATTTTCATACTTAGATACACCAATTGTCGACTGGATTATATGATATGGATAAATAGTATTTGCTGATCTATATTCATATGGATAAAGGAAAGGAAGGAAGAGGAAAAGGAAGGATGTGAAGGAAGGAGGAGGATGAAGGAAGGAGGAGGAAGGTTCAGATCTGTCAGGTTTATATCGAAATGGATAAGAATATTGGCTGGTCTATATCAATATGGATAAACGGGGATTGCTCCGTAGCCCCTCGACTCAGTGTACCTGCGACACAGCAACGCAAACCATGGCACATCTACTGGCGTGCCCCGCATGCCCGCATCACTGCTCGGAGCTGGATCTGAGGGACACGACAGCCAGCTGCCTACCGCTGCCTACTGGGCATCCATCGTATAAAAAAGGAACCTCGACACGGAAAGAAGAATATGGATAAGAATACTGACTGTTGTAAGTATATCAAAATGGATAATACTTACTGATGCGAAGGCGGGATCAGTGGTGGCACGGGTTCGTAGTGgtgcggcggcgcgcgcggcggcgTGGCTGCGAAGTCATCTGGATAAAGAACCCCGTCCACAGGCGGCGCGGATGGGGACAATGCCCATTTGTCCTGGGAAAACAGATATGATAtgacatatatttaattacaaatcATTCGACCATCTAAACTTTATGGACCACTCTTTCTTTTATTATATCTTGGCTACCACTCTACAAGGTCCGTCTGCTACTCTACAAGGTggtgtctttccgtgaccacagctggtgctactcagctgaaacgtcggaatttaaggtttaaacactgaaattatatcgcggtagacccgtttgtgtacttaaatatgtgtacaaaacgcgagagttaaCAGTGATATATGacatattttaataagtatcatCTCAACCACTCTTGACACAGCGTTGCAACAATCATCCGTCAGGGATACAGTGGCCATTGACATATATTATCCAATCACAACAGATGGATACCTGAAATGTATAAATTCAATTGAATTTAAATATCGTTATACGCCATATAATCCGTctaaatacacacacacacacacattgtgTATTTCACAATTAGAAtagctaaaattaaaaatgatacATACAGCATCCCTCAAATGTGGGTGATCCCGTCCATCCTCATCGGCCTGCAGTCTCTCCGCTAACTTGGCATCATCTTGTTCTTGCTTTCTCCTCTGTTCCTCTGCTAAACGTCTCTTTACCTAAaacaattcatcatcatcatcatcaatatttaagagctatgctcttgtcggtggagtaatttTCCAAGCCACTATTCTTTTTGCTGGGCCAGCCTTTTAACTCCCTCATATGACACGAGCACAACAGAAACTCTATCTTTATATGTATGATTTTAGACTGATAATTGTTTTAAGTATTACCACCTAATACCTAAAACAATTATCAGTCTAAAATCATACTGTgccattaatttaaatatttttgaataCATATTTGTTTCACTGAAAATTATATTTCTCCAATAAATCTTGTTGGGAAAAGTTTATGTTATAGACGTTATAGTAGCATATTTGGTATGCAAAGATCTTCCTTATAAACAaaccaaaataaatataaaatattgtagGTTTTGGCTAAACAAGCAAGGTTACTAAAATCCATGCCTTattaaaagttaatttatatGTAGTTGTGTAATGGTTTGAATTTCTTTTAAAGTATTTGGTAAAGATAAAGTTAAATGTAAAGACAAACCTCATTCTCCTGATACAGTTTATGCTCTTTAGCAAACTGCTCCAACAGTTTCTGCTTCAATTTCTCAGCTTTAGGCATCACCTCCTTCAGCTTGGCCTGATTCACACTCTTCACCTGCGCCGGCACCGATGCATACTCCGGGTGCTTCCTCATCTTTTCAAGGAATAGCGTCATGAACTTCATGTACAAGATGTATGCGTTCTCGAGGCTGCCTTCTGCTAGGTATACATTTGCCATACGGACCATTTCCAAGCCTGATCGGTAGTAtctaaaatgaaaaaataataattgactaattaaatacatattttatatcgCTTTGCCGTAGTCCAGTAATAAGATGTAACTAGAATTTTAACAATATTGTcatcggttaccgcgatagttactcatgaaataaaactatgaaaATGGATTATATTGCGTATATTGAATTTATAATATGTACATCCCAACATTTTTTCAGAAAAgagtgttattttaatcagaaTCATtaggactattgattaaaacaaaaaaaaaatgtccaaGGTTATTCTTACTGGTTGtgaaaaagtaaatggtacactttttcTAAAAGTGCTCAACTGATACATTTGaagaatatttttaaaatgtattaggTCCCAATCCGCATCGGCTAGCATAGCAAACCTCAAGTTTACTCTCTAATGTAAATTAAGGTAGTGATTTCCATACAATGATATATGATTAATACGATTAGGTCCCTGTGACATTGACATTCAGGTAAAGAGATGAGAAGGCAATTCTAGTTGAAAATTATGTCCATGAGCATATAtatctttgattttcaatcatAGGAAAAAgaaccatttgcttttgattactgaaactaaaagcaatcgctgctttgtcgacgaaattatcaatgttgtttGTTGTTCAAGAAAACCGGTGGACGGAATaggccctatgacggaattagccacattgaccttatatgggtcatttaattattatataaattaagatACACAACTACGATTAAATGAAGTAAGTTTGAATGAAGGATGATAATTGATACGGCACATCACATTAAACTAGTTATAAACATCAACAGAGTATGACTCACAACATGATGCAACTCAAGGACTATTTTTACCGGTCACCTACTCGTCACGACAGTATAATTTCGAACTCACCTCCTCGGAGGCACGTTAGGGTCCACCTCAACCATGGCTCCATAGTTAGCTAGTTGTTTGACTCGCGCCGAGGGATCTAAAGAGGCCAAGTCCACCTGTCTAGGACGCTTGTCCTGTGACTGCATTGTGTCTAATGACAGCACTCCAAGCTATTAGTAGAAAAGCTTATCAATTACAGATTATATTTGAGTAAGGGAAAACTGAGAATAATCGGTGGAAATTCCGATTTGCGCTAGTAATATTGCTTAAAGTTTTCATTCCGTACTGTCACTGTCAATGTCACTTATGTCACAGTCATTCATGTTACTGTCAGAAGTCACAGATGGCAGTGCGTTCTGATATCAGCCCCGAGtgctgtaaattaaaaaaacatatttaagaATTTGCATATGGAATATTTTCTATGTGCTGTGCAAGTGTGG
Protein-coding sequences here:
- the LOC134792459 gene encoding STAM-binding protein-like A, which encodes MQSQDKRPRQVDLASLDPSARVKQLANYGAMVEVDPNVPPRRYYRSGLEMVRMANVYLAEGSLENAYILYMKFMTLFLEKMRKHPEYASVPAQVKSVNQAKLKEVMPKAEKLKQKLLEQFAKEHKLYQENEVKRRLAEEQRRKQEQDDAKLAERLQADEDGRDHPHLRDADKWALSPSAPPVDGVLYPDDFAATPPRAPPHHYEPVPPLIPPSHQDSTTTGLVPGLWGLRAVVVPAGLMAQFLRLAQPNTRKDVETCGILAGKLERDQLKITHVIIPQQTGTADSCSTNNEEDIFLYQDQNNLITLGWIHTHPTQTAFLSSVDLHTQCSYQLMMPEAIAIVCAPKYNETGFFALTPDHGMQYITNCRQVGFHPHAEDPPLFYTVDHIRIDQSASVEMVDLRR